The genomic segment ATTTATGCAGTCGGTTGCCATAGGTTGATTCAATGAACAGGATATCGGCGGTGTCAATTTTGGTGGGATTGGCAATGATTGGTTGACCGGTGTTGCCCAGGTCGCCGGAGAAGACCAGCTTCGTCTGGCGGTCGTTTTCGTCGACCCACAGCTCGATGATTGCTGATCCGAGAATGTGGCCGGCATCGCGGAAACGGGCACGTGCCTGTGGTGAGAGAATAATTTCCTGATTATAGTCGATGGGCCGGAAATAGTGCATCGCTTCCCGGGCATCATTTTCAGTATAGAGCGGTGCGAGAAAACGGGTCCGGCCGGCCCGTTTTTTCTTGCGGTTGCGCCAGCCCGCTTCCATTTCCTGAATGTGGGCGCTGTCGGCCAGCATGATTTCGCACAGGTCGGCAGTGGCCGTGGTGCAGAGGATGGATCCTTGGAAGCCGTCCCGCACCAGCTTGGGAATCAGGCCGCTGTGGTCGATGTGGGCATGGGTGAGCAAAAGATGGCTGATGGTGGCCGGGTCGAAAGGGAAGTCAAGGTAGTTGCGCTCTTCCAGTTGTTTTGAACCTTGGTACATGCCGCAGTCGATCAACAGCCTGATGCTGTCAGCTTCAAGAAGGTGACAGGAGCCGGTTACCGTGCCGGCGCCGCCAATGCAGGTGATTTTCATAGTGCAAACTCCTTTGGTTGATATCTGTTAACCAGGCTGTGGAGGCTTCCCGGGGCAACAGCCGCCTGTCTTTCGACGGCAATAGTTGCAGTTACAGTATAAACGCCCTCCGGCAGTAAAGCAAACGGAAGTTCAGCCCGCTGGGTTTGTCATCTGCAGATGAAAAAAAAAGCCCCGGCTTATTACGGCCGGGGCGAAGTGTGTGGAAGCTGAAGCTGCTGGTTTATGAGAGGCGCTTGACTCTGACGGCATTGCGTCCTTTGGGCGTTTCTTCAATATCAAACGATACCGGCTCATTTTCCTGCAAGGTCCGGAATCCATCTCCATCAATACCGGAAAAATGGACGAAAACATCCTCGCCGCCGTCAGTTTCGATAAAACCATACCCCTTTTTCTGATTAAACCATTTCACTTTTCCCTCGGCCATGAATCCAGCCCTCCTTCACAAAATTGTGTACGCAAACGTACGCTTTAAAAATGCAGGGATAGAACAGACCTTTCCCCGTCAAAAAATCCTATAGTATAAATTTTTGCGAATCACAAGGGAAAAATCGCTAATGTTTGCATTATGGAGGGGAAATATGATAGTTCGCTGGGTAAGGTGGAAAAATGAGAACTTTTTTCTCTCGATGGTGATTTTCGGGCTTGGCCGGCGGCCATAATTCAGGCTTGCGCCCATCATTGCCGGTCATTCATGGCCTCTGCCAGATGACGGTCGGAGTGTCAGATTCCGGTCCAGAATCCTGAGTCGTCTATCATCCCTATATGTCGCTTTTTAAGCGCACAACGAGGGTTTTTTACTTTCCATTGTCAGGGAGTAGTGGTCTTATGCCGGAGCATCAGGGTCAGAAGCCGTATGTTTTTTCGATTATTTTCCTGTTCAGTATGTTGCTGCTCTTGTGGACCATCTATCCCTTTCTCTACACCATTATCTTTTCCTTAATGCTGGTGGGTGTCTCCTATCCGGGATATCTCTGGCTGATGAAGGTAACCTCCGGACGGATGCACATTTCTTCGCTGATGATCTGTCTGGGGATTTTCCTCGGCATCTTTCTGCCGCTGGTTTTTCTCATTACCACCCTGTCGGTGGAAGTGGCCGACTTCTATGCTTATCTGCGCCAGTCGCTGACCGTTGAGTCGATCAGCAGCCTGATGGATCATAACAGCGTCTGGGTGGAACGGCTGAAATCGGTGCTGGACCGGCTTGATATCTCGTATAATCTTTCTGATGTCGAGGAGCATGTGGTCCAGCTTGGGAAAACCCTTGGTCTGGTTATGTATGAACAGACGAGAAATCTGGCCGGGAAGGTGATGCATGTTACCCTGCATTTTGTGATTATGATTGTTATTATCTATTACCTGCTGATTGATGGGCTCAGGTTGAAAGAGTATGTTCTGACCCTGCTGCCACTGCCCAGAGACCAGGAGAATCTTCTGCTTTCCAAATTCAATGACATGGCTATTGCTATTGTTATCGGCAACGGGGTGGCGGCCATCCTTCAGGGAATCCTGGGGGGCTTTGGTCTGACCATGTTTGAGATGCGGTCACCGGTACTCTGGGGGACGGTGATGGGTATCTTTGCCTTCATCCCTTTTATCGGCATCTCGGTTGTCTTTATTCCCATCACCATCTATCTGCTGATTTCTGGCCAGGTAACCAAAGGGCTGTTGTTTTTTTCCTATTTTGCGGTGCTTTCCGGAGTGGTGGAGTATCTTTTTAAGCCGAAACTGGTGGGCAACCGGGTTAAAATGCATGTTCTGCTGGTTTTCGTTTCCATTTTTGGCGGCATTGCCACCTTCGGCATTCTCGGTATCCTGTTCGGCCCCCTGGTGGCCATTGCCTTCCTGACCCTGGCCGAGATGTATCTTGCCGCCATGGGCAAAGACGTGCAGTGATATGAGACAGAACGGTCGTCAATCCATGCTCTGTCCTAATTGTCGACGGCTGATCAGCAATGATGAGCCCAGCTGTCCTTATTGTGGTATTTCCCGGCCGGGATCACGTCTGCGGAGTGATCTGCTGGCCCGTTTTCTTCAACATCCAGAGGATATTATCCGGGCCATTATTTACCTCAA from the Candidatus Anaeroferrophillus wilburensis genome contains:
- a CDS encoding AI-2E family transporter, coding for MPEHQGQKPYVFSIIFLFSMLLLLWTIYPFLYTIIFSLMLVGVSYPGYLWLMKVTSGRMHISSLMICLGIFLGIFLPLVFLITTLSVEVADFYAYLRQSLTVESISSLMDHNSVWVERLKSVLDRLDISYNLSDVEEHVVQLGKTLGLVMYEQTRNLAGKVMHVTLHFVIMIVIIYYLLIDGLRLKEYVLTLLPLPRDQENLLLSKFNDMAIAIVIGNGVAAILQGILGGFGLTMFEMRSPVLWGTVMGIFAFIPFIGISVVFIPITIYLLISGQVTKGLLFFSYFAVLSGVVEYLFKPKLVGNRVKMHVLLVFVSIFGGIATFGILGILFGPLVAIAFLTLAEMYLAAMGKDVQ
- a CDS encoding cold shock domain-containing protein, translating into MAEGKVKWFNQKKGYGFIETDGGEDVFVHFSGIDGDGFRTLQENEPVSFDIEETPKGRNAVRVKRLS